In a genomic window of Stegostoma tigrinum isolate sSteTig4 chromosome 45, sSteTig4.hap1, whole genome shotgun sequence:
- the LOC125448616 gene encoding neurosecretory protein VGF-like yields MAWPPHSSAIVIFALTLTLLGAVRAGTLTEDSHREHQRPDNLKENRQILHHQGPGLFSEDGKMPEGETEKFKSHQDRSAPSQPNMESSFDDELFKDMDAKTLTAILLQALKVDEEQPSSREEPRQHDGEANPSTDLASPEVEPNNLTENVKSRTRVGKTQRSPISRESEESDWRVGEDEEDSLTPQNIDRLETMLQDMERYSAATKRERSNTAQRSLAKGDESMENDVLRDLDVLEDLVGRKEKYSDYEERQEDTRSRVKYNPKAQDGNRWKESQQRATDRASDLLLQYLLRGEASQEEEEEEKLRDNRRKVGADSEDSASQEKRSDEDEDEDEDIDPQTIDRLIEISSKLHLPADDVIDIINDVEKKRKDPTERLESRYGTSSRDRYKTPDSNYLPHHWPEKTRHRANDEMSLQDLLGDNNALDYDSMAYPVPRRYRPRANGYPNYIHPRLSQPRHRPYYYQPPPPVYRNKEYYDDEDNEEELENYIEKILLKHPEVFQ; encoded by the coding sequence ATGGCCTGGCCTCCCCATTCATCGGCCATTGTCATCTTCGCCCTGACCCTCACGTTGCTTGGCGCTGTCAGAGCTGGCACCCTGACAGAGGATAGTCACAGGGAACACCAGCGCCCAGACAACCTGAAAGAGAACAGACAGATCCTTCACCACCAAGGCCCGGGGCTGttctcagaggatgggaagatGCCCGAGGGTGAGACAGAAAAGTTCAAGAGTCACCAGGACAGGTCTGCTCCTTCCCAGCCCAACATGGAATCCAGTTTTGATGATGAGCTATTCAAGGACATGGATGCCAAGACCCTGACAGCCATTCTTCTGCAAGCTTTGAAGGTAGATGAAGAACAGCCCAGTTCCAGGGAGGAGCCAAGGCAGCACGATGGAGAGGCAAACCCCTCCACCGACCTCGCATCACCAGAGGTGGAACCCAACAACTTGACAGAGAACGTGAAGAGTAGGACCAGAGTGGGGAAGACCCAGAGGAGCCCCATCTCCCGTGAGAGTGAAGAGTCAGACTGGAGGGTTGGGGAGGATGAAGAAGACTCCCTGACACCACAGAACATTGACAGGCTGGAGACCATGCTGCAGGACATGGAGAGATACAGTGCAGCCACTAAAAGGGAGAGGTCCAACACTGCCCAACGCTCCTTAGCCAAGGGTGACGAGTCAATGGAAAATGATGTGCTGAGAGACCTGGATGTACTTGAAGACCTAGTGGGCAGGAAGGAGAAATACTCTGACTATGAGGAGAGACAGGAGGACACTCGGAGTAGAGTGAAGTACAACCCCAAAGCCCAAGACGGCAACAGGTGGAAGGAGAGCCAGCAGAGGGCAACAGATAGAGCGTCTGACCTGTTGCTGCAGTACTTACTGAGGGGAGAGGCCAGccaggaggaagaggaggaggagaagctGAGAGACAATAGGAGGAAGGTTGGAGCGGACTCGGAAGACAGTGCCTCCCAGGAGAAGAGGTCAGATGAAGACGAAGATGAAGATGAGGATATAGACCCCCAGACAATTGATAGGCTCATTGAAATATCTAGCAAGCTTCATCTGCCTGCTGATGATGTAATTGACATCATCAATGATGTGGAAAAGAAGAGGAAAGATCCAACAGAGAGGCTAGAGAGCAGATACGGGACATCATCCCGAGATAGGTACAAGACCCCAGATAGCAACTACCTTCCCCATCACTGGCCAGAGAAGACCAGACACCGTGCCAATGATGAAATGAGCCTTCAGGATCTGCTGGGTGACAATAATGCTCTAGACTACGACAGCATGGCTTATCCTGTCCCTCGGAGGTACCGGCCCAGGGCAAATGGTTATCCCAATTACATCCACCCCAGGCTCTCCCAGCCTCGTCACCGCCCCTATTACTACCAGCCACCACCCCCAGTCTACCGAAACAAGGAGTATTATGACGATGAAGACAATGAGGAAGAGCTGGAGAACTACATCGAGAAGATCTTGCTCAAGCATCCAGAGGTCTTCCAGTAG